A section of the Castanea sativa cultivar Marrone di Chiusa Pesio chromosome 12, ASM4071231v1 genome encodes:
- the LOC142618583 gene encoding mannan endo-1,4-beta-mannosidase 4-like, whose protein sequence is MSGKRFSNLLLLTLVVLLGTKGNLCEARSTGFAYVTTNGTRFVLNGNSVYLNGFNAYWLMYMASFPANRDNITATFQLAAKSKMNVLRTWAFSDGVERALQTSPGVYNEEMFEGLDFVISESRKYGLPLILSLVNNFADFGGRKQYVQWARESGQTLENDDDFYTNTVVKQYYKNHVKAILTRANSIIGIPYKDDPTIFAWELINEPRCETDPSGGFVQEWVREMAAFVKSIDSNHLLEIGLEGFYGDSIPPRREFNPGNVLVGTDFISNNQLPGVDFATIHLYPEQWLPNSNDSVQAAFVDKWIEAHIEDSQSVLQKPLVLAEFGKSSKLPGYTQDQRDNYFAKLYEEIYNSSSNKGPLVGGIFWQVLAQGMDSFRDGYEVLLEESPSTTSVIAAQSSRLLALK, encoded by the exons ATGTCAGGGAAGAGATTTTCCAATTTACTTTTACTAACCCTAGTGGTGCTCTTAGGGACAAAGGGAAATCTTTGTGAAGCTCGCTCTACAGGTTTTGCTTATGTTACAACAAACGGGACTCGTTTTGTTCTAAATGGGAATTCGGTGTACTTAAACGGCTTCAATGCTTATTGGCTCATGTATATGGCATCTTTCCCTGCCAATAGGGACAACATCACTGCTACTTTCCAACTAGCAGCAAAGTCTAAAATGAATGTGTTAAGAACTTGGGCATTCAGTGATGGGGTTGAACGAGCCCTTCAGACTTCTCCTGGTGTTTACAATGAGGAAATGTTTGAG GGATTGGACTTTGTAATCTCAGAATCCAGAAAATATGGGCTACCTCTGATATTGAGCTTGGTAAACAACTTTGCTGATTTTGGTGGAAGAAAACAATATGTGCAATGGGCTAGGGAGAGTGGCCAGACCTTGGAGAACGATGATGACTTTTATACAAACACTGTCGTCAAACAATACTACAAAAATCATGTCAAG GCCATTCTCACAAGAGCCAACTCGATAATTGGGATACCGTATAAAGATGATCCGACGATTTTTGCATGGGAACTAATCAATGAACCTCGTTGCGAAACTGATCCCTCTGGTGGATTTGTTCAg GAATGGGTGAGAGAAATGGCAGCATTTGTTAAGTCCATTGATAGTAACCATTTGCTGGAAATAGGGCTTGAAGGATTTTATGGGGATTCAATACCACCGAGAAGGGAGTTCAATCCTGGCAATGTACTTGTTGGGACTGATTTCATTTCCAACAATCAGTTACCAGGAGTTGATTTTGCCACAATTCATCTCTATCCAGAACAATG GTTACCGAATTCAAATGATTCTGTTCAAGCTGCTTTTGTGGATAAATGGATTGAAGCACACATCGAAGACTCACAATCAGTATTACAAAAACCACTGGTCTTGGCTGAGTTTGGCAAATCATCAAAGCTCCCAGGGTACACCCAGGATCAGAGGGACAACTATTTTGCAAAGCTTTATGAAGAGATCTACAACAGCTCAAGTAATAAGGGCCCATTGGTAGGTGGGATTTTCTGGCAGGTCCTTGCCCAAGGAATGGATAGCTTTAGGGATGGTTATGAAGTTTTATTAGAGGAGAGCCCTTCAACCACTAGTGTCATTGCTGCACAATCAAGCAGGCTATTGGCTCTCAAGTAA